GGCGGCCAGCTCGGCCTGCTCGTCGCCCCAGGCGGCGTGCTCCACCAGCAGCGCCGTGGCCAGCGCGTACGCCATCCGCAGGGCCAGGCCCCGGGCGCCGGCCACCACGGCGACGGCCCGCGGGTCGGCGACGACCCCGGCGAGGGCGTCGCGCAGCTCGGCGGTGACCGTGGCGAGGGTGTCGGCCAGCGCCGGGGACAGCGGGCGGGCCAGGTCGACAGCGGCGTCGAGACGGCGCAGCAGCGGGTCAGCGGCGTCCTCGCGGGCCACCGCGCGCAGCACGTCGACGGCCAGCACGTTGGTGGTGCCCTCCCAGATCGGCAGCACCTGCGCGTCGCGCAGCAGCCGGGGCACCCCGGTGTCCTCCACGTAGCCGGCGCCGCCGAAGGCCTCCACGTACTCGGCGGCGCAGGAGACGGCGAGCCGGCCGGTGGCGAGCTTGGCCAGCGGCGCGACCACCCGCAGTTCGGCCACGGCGTCCGGGTCCGCGCCGACCTCCACCCGCCCGAGCAGCGCGAACGCGTGCCCGGCCAGGGCGAACGCGCCGGCCGCGTCGACGGCGAGCGCGCCCAGGGTGGCCCGGTGCAGCGGGTTGTCCGCCAGCGGCCCACCGGCGACGTGCCGGGCCTGCGCGTACGCCCGGGCGTAGGCCAGCCCGCGCCGTATGCCGCTGGCGGCGGCCGAGGCGTTGTGCACCCGGGTCACCACGACCAGGGTCATCGCCCGGGTCAGGCCGGGCACGTCCGGGTCACCCAGCGGCAGCGCGTACGCGTCGCGCAGCCCGATCTCGGCGGTGGGCAGGGCCCGGGTGCCGAGCTTGTCCTTGAGCCGGTGCACGGTGACGCCGGGGGCGGGCGCGTCCGGCGGGGTGCTGGCCCCGGCCAGGGGCGAGTCGGCGGCGTAACGGGGCACCAGGTACGGCGCGAGCACCCGGCTGCCCCGGCCGGCGCCCTCGGGTCGGGCCAGCGCCACGGCGATCGGCGCGTCGGCGGCGGAGCAGAACCACTTCTCGCCGGTCAGCCGCCAGGACCCGTCGGCGGCGGGTCGGCCGGTGGTGGTGGAGCGGGACAGGTCCGAGCCGCCCTGCGACTCGGTCATCCACTGCCCGCTGACCACGGCGGTGTCCGGGTCGGTGGAGGTCAGCCGGGGCAGCCAGTCCCCGCGTACCCCCGGATCGACCCCGGGCAGGCTCAGCAGCGCCGCCGCGCCGTCGGCCATGGCCACCGGGCAGGAGAAGGTCGCCGACTCGGGGGCGTACAGGTGCAGCAGGGCGTGCTGGACGACCCGGGCGGCGGCGCCGAAGCCGGCGCGCGCGGACTCCAGGTACGGCAGCGCGACCACGGCGTGCCGGGCGGCGGCGGCCCGCTGGGCCTGCCAGCCGGCGGAGGTGTCGATCCGGTCCACCCGGGCGCCCCACGCGTCGTAGCGGACCAGGGTGGGCGGGTGGGCCTCGGCGTCGGCGTGCGCGGCGCGCAGCGGGCCGCTCACCTCGGCGGCCAGGTCGGCCAGGCGGCCCTTGGCGGCGGCGTGTCCGGCCGGGCCGAGGTGCCGCTCCAGCCAGGACCGCAGCAGCGCGTCGCCGGTGTACGGGTCGTCGGGGGTCGGTACCGGCTGCACGTAGCGGCTCATCCGTCGCTCCTCATCCAGGTGTGCGCCGACGGTAGACGATCGACGCGGCGGCGCGACAGGGGGCGATGTTGCTGCGCGGGGCGCGCCCCGGCGCATACGGTCGACGGTGATGGGCGGTGAGCAGGGGTGGACCCGGAAGGCGCGGCCCCGCCGGCCGGTGCGCACCGGT
This genomic interval from Micromonospora coxensis contains the following:
- a CDS encoding acyl-CoA dehydrogenase family protein, with the protein product MSRYVQPVPTPDDPYTGDALLRSWLERHLGPAGHAAAKGRLADLAAEVSGPLRAAHADAEAHPPTLVRYDAWGARVDRIDTSAGWQAQRAAAARHAVVALPYLESARAGFGAAARVVQHALLHLYAPESATFSCPVAMADGAAALLSLPGVDPGVRGDWLPRLTSTDPDTAVVSGQWMTESQGGSDLSRSTTTGRPAADGSWRLTGEKWFCSAADAPIAVALARPEGAGRGSRVLAPYLVPRYAADSPLAGASTPPDAPAPGVTVHRLKDKLGTRALPTAEIGLRDAYALPLGDPDVPGLTRAMTLVVVTRVHNASAAASGIRRGLAYARAYAQARHVAGGPLADNPLHRATLGALAVDAAGAFALAGHAFALLGRVEVGADPDAVAELRVVAPLAKLATGRLAVSCAAEYVEAFGGAGYVEDTGVPRLLRDAQVLPIWEGTTNVLAVDVLRAVAREDAADPLLRRLDAAVDLARPLSPALADTLATVTAELRDALAGVVADPRAVAVVAGARGLALRMAYALATALLVEHAAWGDEQAELAARLWARRWLRHEDVSADAHQHLDLLC